The following coding sequences are from one Lolium rigidum isolate FL_2022 chromosome 6, APGP_CSIRO_Lrig_0.1, whole genome shotgun sequence window:
- the LOC124667545 gene encoding early nodulin-75-like — translation MTSESETPRITELHVRMDCNGCVHKIKKTLSGIEGIGEVYVDQANHKITVVGTADPERIVKAIRKTKKVPTICSHIDPTAEAQPPAPPAEGEAPPPPADPPSDEPPPADPPSDEPPPADPPSDELPPAEAAPAEAAPENKEAPPAETPAADATVIHMAHDYRYSHHVHRDHWANHPSNMHGVRYDAAPYYAAHSYSHRPSPYMSEYGYVSSPVQEGRCYSHDYRPVARGKGDGSQITSMFSDENPNACSIA, via the exons ATGACTTCAGAATCAGAG ACACCACGAATAACAGAGCTACACGTTAGGATGGACTGCAATGGCTGCGTGCATAAGATCAAAAAGACCCTAAGTGGTATTGAAG GTATAGGGGAAGTCTATGTTGATCAAGCTAACCACAAGATCACGGTGGTCGGGACTGCTGATCCTGAGAGGATTGTGAAGGCCATCAGGAAGACCAAGAAGGTTCCTACAATCTGCTCACACATCGACCCTACAGCGGAGGCTCAGCCTCCCGCGCCACCCGCAGAAGGGGAAGCCCCACCGCCGCCTGCTGACCCGCCATCTGACGAGCCTCCGCCTGCTGACCCGCCATCTGACGAGCCTCCGCCTGCTGACCCGCCATCTGACGAGCTTCCGCCTGCAGAAGCGGCGCCGGCGGAAGCCGCACCGGAAAACAAAGAGGCGCCACCGGCTGAAACACCGGCCGCTGATGCCACCGTGATACACATGGCGCATGACTACCGATACAGCCACCATGTGCATAGAGACCACTGGGCAAACCATCCTAGCAACATGCATGGCGTCAGATATGATGCTGCACCTTATTATGCAGCACATAGCTATAGTCACAGGCCAAGTCCTTACATGTCAGAGTACGGATATGTGAGCTCTCCTGTCCAAGAAGGAAGATGTTACAGCCATGACTACCGTCCAGTTGCTAGGGGAAAAGGAGATGGAAGCCAGATCACTTCAATGTTCAGTGATGAGAATCCTAATGCATGCAGCATAGCTTAA